From the genome of Dethiosulfovibrio peptidovorans:
GACGAAGAGCCAACTCCAGGGCACAATCGGGATGGGAGACGGCTATCGGGGGACCGGTCCACGGCAGAGACGCCGCTATCCAGTAAAGGACCTCGGCGGAGGCGCATCGGTCATTACCCGGAACCTGAGTACAGATCAACCGACAGGCGATGGATCGAGAGAGGATCTCCAGGGTCTTTCGGTAATCCTTATCGGCCATGGAGGCGTACACCACGACCAAACGTTCACGCCCGAATAAACGCGGCAGATTCTCAGCCAGAGCCTCCATGCCATGTGGATTATGAGCACCATCCACCAGAATTGGCGGTCGTTGACTCACAACCTGGAGCCTTCCGGGCCATTGGGTCGCCTTAAAACCGTGGAGTATAGCCTCCTCCTCCAAAAGGGGGAACCGATCCTTCAGAGTCAAACACGCCTCGTATGCCAGGGCGGCGTTTCGCCCCTGGTGAGCTCCAATGAGCCCCAGTGAAACAGGTGTATCACGATCTCCCCGACGAAGGACACAGCTCGTACCGGAGAGCCCCACGGTGAGATTCTCTACGGACACGTCCTGATCGACCACGATCCCCTGCGCTCCACGAGCACGGCATACGTCAACGAACAGGCGGGAGAGTGGACCGCCTCCGTCCCCAGCGTAGACAGCAGCTGTCTTGTCTCTGACCACAGCGAACTTTTCTCCTGCAACAGCTTCGAGACTGTCTCCCAAAAACTCACAGTGATCCATAGCTATAGGGGACACCACGGATACAATCACATTGGACAAGACGTTGGTGGCGTCCAATCGCCCCCCCATCCCAGCCTCAACGACGGCGAC
Proteins encoded in this window:
- a CDS encoding tetrahydrofolylpolyglutamate synthase/dihydrofolate synthase, producing MTVSSFAGPYEAVEALLNDLSSPVINPGLERVSRLLDLLDHPEGRFSSIHVVGTNGKGSTSAMMTSALREAGYRTALYSSPHLVSFGERLLVDGAPLPPNCWMQALKRVEERLQRDHVLSLDRPTYFEVLTTAAILLIAESEVDVAVVEAGMGGRLDATNVLSNVIVSVVSPIAMDHCEFLGDSLEAVAGEKFAVVRDKTAAVYAGDGGGPLSRLFVDVCRARGAQGIVVDQDVSVENLTVGLSGTSCVLRRGDRDTPVSLGLIGAHQGRNAALAYEACLTLKDRFPLLEEEAILHGFKATQWPGRLQVVSQRPPILVDGAHNPHGMEALAENLPRLFGRERLVVVYASMADKDYRKTLEILSRSIACRLICTQVPGNDRCASAEVLYWIAASLPWTGPPIAVSHPDCALELALRRGDVVLCCGSLYLVGWILAHMQE